Proteins from a genomic interval of Bombus affinis isolate iyBomAffi1 chromosome 14, iyBomAffi1.2, whole genome shotgun sequence:
- the LOC126924186 gene encoding phospholipid phosphatase 4 isoform X3 has protein sequence MAITRGKDFLTEYWFDILLRIVLVGLFIELENAEPFTRKIHEDELWLYKNPRTESYVPTTILWPLVFIMPAIVILFVFLVYKDKTDIYQAVLSVTLALGFNGVITDIIKLVVGRPRPDFFWRCFPDGQTNPDFKCNGNPVLIKDGKKSFPSGHSSFAFASFGFIALYIAGKLHTFSLMGKGQSWKLCAFVLPICIALLIALSRTCDYHHHWQGSIIGYILAYMCYRHYYPPLDSQVCHKPYAALTHQVQLENARNKSEQIKWI, from the exons ATGGCTATAACACGTGGTAAAGATTTCTTAACAGAATATTGGTTTGACATATTATTGCGAATTGTCTTAGTGGGATTATTTAT TGAATTAGAAAATGCAGAACCATTTACTAGGAAAATTCATGAAGATGAATTATGGTTGTATAAAAATCCAAGGACTGAATCATACGTTCCAACTACCATATTATGG ccTCTGGTTTTTATAATGCCTGCTATAGTAATCTTATTTGTCTTTTTGGTTTACAAAGACAAAACTGACATTTATCAAGCAGTATTATCTGTAACTTTAGCATTAGGATTTAATGGTGTCATTACAGATATTATAAAACTTGTTGTTG GTCGCCCCAGACCAGATTTCTTTTGGAGATGTTTTCCTGATGGACAAACAAATCCAGATTTTAAATGTAATGGAAATCCAGTTCTTATAAAAGATGGAAAGAAATCATTTCCAAGTGGTCATTCCTCAT tTGCATTTGCAAGTTTTGGTTTCATTGCGCTGTATATAGCTGGTAAATTACATACATTTAGTTTAATGGGTAAAGGACAATCATGGAAATTATGTGCATTTGTATTACCAATTTGTATTGCTCTCTTAATTGCATTGAGTAGAACTTGTGATTATCATCATCACTGGCAAG GCTCAATAATAGGATACATTTTGGCATATATGTGTTATAGACACTATTATCCACCATTAGATTCACAGGTATGCCATAAACCATATGCTGCCCTTACTCATCAAGTTCAGTTGGAAAATGCAAGAAATAAAAGTGAACAAATCAAATGGATTTAA
- the LOC126924164 gene encoding KAT8 regulatory NSL complex subunit 3, with product MLTSTLTMPSTSINTSRIPSPISDTFDDNPSRLTTYLHQLAGCYETEINVLAKDHCYARPWNWKPENVYVKPIKKLFFSKKNLLTEKVAQDEEINIEEINNEPLVPPIDFTRVRHQMDELQRLANFARPDENEDWEEKLDKILWTPVQNRIFAKVLKILNSERLTRLAKVNSSIEPIYRRTSVDTAARRFRETLASVGWDWRLAQWLHNLLFDHLPQEYLGIYLDILQSLRLKIPQLIDKMIAIQPNINAKTGSITWETLGSLLKRTWDPITPSLNSNRLKKLPGNPILIIVPSGVGSSMSTRQHKWISQLGALGMVVTVHTHLGLAANRMTMMVCIDQLLQATRTKIQDIRSDCPGRPIILVGFNTGAALACQVAQMEHVTAVVCLGFSFLTVEGKRGTPDDTLMDIRCPVMFVIGQNATLVRPDDIEDLRERMMVETSLVVVGTADDHLRISTAKKISEGITQNMVDRCILDEIGDFVGTILLQPHPLPLRSTSLSNYENKNNRKESRKRRNSTSSSVESEPNSPTIKKSRPNTPISSVISIGQNTQSATISRVGTFSTQQNIIAVSGIHTNHVQSVKRKPRVVSNQKSHFVEHLITSRLSGQPNSGSDNGGITLNIGSLASLAPIGPIRLAPASSGQGVSTTIKNIPKSSIASTKVPKIVSTNVQLQNMPKMKAIVSSGKGFSKVISNNYRHLNIPDKNGDTKLVNVLTSSGNQIRVNTSTAAAMHNKSTIGTSNGTLSNILQNGKTSLTLTTSSSSARISAASSILLTPNNSVATNTASTTSIIPKVMDDMATTSSSSHLMLSSTHSLDTFKMSQIPRQVTTCNNNDISHNAVCGNIIMVESSLSTKPTCSSVIVPLSNHNSGTILPLSNKLKVTQKSTKSMPKITVNTSNLQRIHKSQTVQKNSLVNEIDDELGNILDIPIIFAKDDDNLNSIEKSSSLSQTMAVDIHEKTIPKLNSNTKVVLISNKQDKLQQSNKFVTPCTQAVLCPNVAVQNLNHVILQTNPQTSTLSKTKTTIQTRSNQPTVKYTKIILAKRNSQSVHQNDKNEQVIVTKTVDKINASKLLNFDKNEHRYAQIAIKQTAKNEDNIVDEALEIEDAIKMNIIERKHIPLQRGDLSSQTSDKAKESLTEAKLNLTKEDNSECTAIDDVINLQI from the exons ATGTTAACTTCAACATTAACAATGCCATCCACATCAataaacacttctagaattccAAGTCCCATCAGTGATACATTTGATGATAATCCTAGTAGATTAACTACATATTTACATCAGCTTGCTGGGTGCTATGAAACTGAAATTAATGTGCTTGCAAAAGATCATTGTTATGCACGTCCATGGAATTGGAAACCAGAGAATGTTTATGTAAAGCCAATAAAAAAGTTGTTTTTCtcaaagaaaaatttattaac GGAAAAAGTTGCTCAGGATGAAGAAATTAATATAGAAGAAATTAATAATGAGCCATTAGTACCACCAATAGATTTTACTAGAGTTCGACATCAAATGGATGAATTACAAAGGTTAGCAAATTTTGCTAGACCTGATGAAAATGAAGATTGGGAAGAAAAgcttgataaaattttatggaCACCAGTTCAAAATCGAATATTCGCCAAAgttcttaaaatattaaattcagAGAGACTTACAAGATTAGCTAAAGTAAACAGTTCAATAGAACCAATTTATCGAAGAACATCAGTTGACACAGCAGCAAGGAGGTTTCGAGAAACATTAGCTTCAGTTGGGTGGGATTGGAGACTTGCACAATGGTTACATAATTTATTGTTTGACCATCTTCCTCAAGAGTATCTTGGGATTTATCTTGATATATTACAATCTTTAAGACTGAAAATTCCTCAACTTATTGATAAAATGATTGCTATACAACCAAATATTAATGCAAAAACAGGTTCTATAACATGGGAAACACTTGGATCACTCCTTAAACGTACATGGGATCCAATTACTCCTAGTTTAAATAGTAATAGACTT AAAAAATTACCAGGAAATCCAATCTTAATAATAGTTCCTTCCGGAGTGGGATCTAGTATGTCTACAAGGCAACATAAATGGATTTCACAATTAGGAGCTTTAGGAATGGTTGTTACTGTTCATACACACTTAGGTTTAGCAGCTAATAGAATGACCATGATGGTATGCATCGATCAATTACTTCAAGCCACTAGAACTAAGATACAGGATATTAGAAGTGATTGTCCTGGTAGACCAATTATTCTTGTTGGATTTAATACTGGTGCTGCTCTTGCATGTCAG GTAGCACAAATGGAACATGTAACTGCAGTTGTTTGTCTTGGATTTTCATTTCTTACAGTTGAAGGAAAAAGGGGTACACCTGATGATACATTAATGGATATTCGATGCCCAGTTATGTTTGTTATTGGACAAAATGCTACACTTGTAAGACCTGATGATATAGAGGATCTCAGAGAAAGAATGATGGTTGAAACAAGTTTGGTAGTGGTTGGAACTGCTGATGACCATTTAAGAATTTCTACTGCTAAAAAGATATCAGAGGGTATTACACAAAACATGGTAGATAGATGTATCTTGGATGAAATTGGAGATTTTGTGGGAACTATTCTTTTGCAACCACATCCACTACCATTGAGATCAACATCATTGTcaaattatgaaaataaaaataacagaaaagAATCACGGAAGCGAAGAAATTCAACAAGTAGCTCTGTTGAAAGTGAACCAAATTCTCCTACAATAAAAAAGTCTCGACCAAATACACCAATCTCTTCAGTAATATCTATTGGACAAAATACACAATCAGCTACGATTTCCCGAGTAGGAACATTTAGTACGCAACAGAATATAATCGCAGTGAGTGGAATACATACAAATCATGTGCAGAGCGTGAAACGGAAACCTCGAGTTGTTAGTAACCAGAAAAGTCATTTTGTGGAACACTTGATAACATCTAGACTTTCCGGACAA CCAAACTCGGGTTCAGATAATGGTGGTATAACATTAAACATTGGCTCATTGGCAAGTTTAGCACCGATTGGACCAATACGTTTAGCTCCAGCATCATCAGGTCAAGGTGTATCTAcaacaataaaaaatattcctaaatCTTCGATTGCGTCAACTAAAGTGCCTAAAATTGTATCAACGAATGTACAGTTACAGAACATGCCAAAAATGAAAGCCATTGTATCATCAGGTAAAGGCTTTTCTAAAGTAATATCAAACAATTATAGGCATCTCAATATTCCTGACAAAAATGGAGATACAAAACTTGTTAACGTTTTAACATCATCAGGAAATCAGATTAGAGTGAATACTTCAACTGCAGCAG CGATGCATAATAAATCTACGATTGGTACATCAAATGGaactttatcaaatattttacaaaatggtAAAACTTCTCTTACACTCACTACTAGTTCATCGTCTGCGCGTATATCGGCCGCTTCCAGCATTTTACTAACACCAAACAATTCTGTGGCAACTAATACAGCATCAACTACATCGATAATACCAAAAG TGATGGACGACATGGCAACAACCAGTAGCTCTTCACATTTGATGCTCAGTTCTACTCATTCCTTGGACACATTCAAGATGTCACAAATACCTCGACAAGTAACAACTTGTAATAACAATGATATTTCTCATAatgcagtatgtggaaatataATCATGGTTGAAAGTTCCCTTAGTACTAAACCTACTTGTTCATCCGTAATAGTACCATTAAGTAATCATAATTCAGGAACTATTTTACCACTGTCTAATAAACTAAAAGTTACTCAAAAATCGACCAAATCTATGCCAAAGATAACAGTCAATACATCTAATTTACAAAGAATTCATAAATCTCAAACAGTACAGAAGAATTCTCTTGTAAACGAGATTGATGATGAATTGGGAAATATATTAGATATACCAATAATTTTTGCAAAAGATGATGATAATTTAAACTCTATTGAGAAAAGTTCATCTTTATCTCAGACAATGGCTGTAGATATTCACGAAAAGACTATACCTAAATTAAACAGTAATACCAAAGTTGTTCTCATAAGTAACAAGCAAGATAAGTTACAACAAAGTAATAAATTTGTAACACCTTGTACCCAAGCTGTTCTATGTCCTAATGTAGCTGTACAAAATTTAAATCATGTGATACTACAGACAAACCCTCAAACTTCCACTTTGTCTAAAACTAAAACTACAATACAAACTCGTTCAAATCAACCCACTGTTAAATACACCAAGATAATTCTTGCAAAGAGAAATTCTCAATCAGTACatcaaaatgataaaaatgaacAAGTCATTGTAACAAAGACAGTTGACAAAATTAATGCATCTAAGTTGCTAAATTTCGATAAAAATGAGCATCGATATGCGCAAATCGCGATAAAGCAAACGGCAAAGAATGAAGATAATATAGTAGATGAGGCATTAGAAATAGAAGATGctataaaaatgaatattatagAACGTAAACATATACCTTTGCAAAGAGGTGACTTATCATCACAGACAAGTGACAAGGCAAAAGAAAGTTTGACCGAAGCTAAATTAAATCTAACAAAAGAAGATAACTCAGAATGTACTGCAATCGATGATgtaataaatttacaaatataa
- the LOC126924186 gene encoding phospholipid phosphatase 5 isoform X1, with amino-acid sequence MAITRGKDFLTEYWFDILLRIVLVGLFIELENAEPFTRKIHEDELWLYKNPRTESYVPTTILWPLVFIMPAIVILFVFLVYKDKTDIYQAVLSVTLALGFNGVITDIIKLVVGRPRPDFFWRCFPDGQTNPDFKCNGNPVLIKDGKKSFPSGHSSFAFASFGFIALYIAGKLHTFSLMGKGQSWKLCAFVLPICIALLIALSRTCDYHHHWQDVVAGSIIGYILAYMCYRHYYPPLDSQVCHKPYAALTHQVQLENARNKSEQIKWI; translated from the exons ATGGCTATAACACGTGGTAAAGATTTCTTAACAGAATATTGGTTTGACATATTATTGCGAATTGTCTTAGTGGGATTATTTAT TGAATTAGAAAATGCAGAACCATTTACTAGGAAAATTCATGAAGATGAATTATGGTTGTATAAAAATCCAAGGACTGAATCATACGTTCCAACTACCATATTATGG ccTCTGGTTTTTATAATGCCTGCTATAGTAATCTTATTTGTCTTTTTGGTTTACAAAGACAAAACTGACATTTATCAAGCAGTATTATCTGTAACTTTAGCATTAGGATTTAATGGTGTCATTACAGATATTATAAAACTTGTTGTTG GTCGCCCCAGACCAGATTTCTTTTGGAGATGTTTTCCTGATGGACAAACAAATCCAGATTTTAAATGTAATGGAAATCCAGTTCTTATAAAAGATGGAAAGAAATCATTTCCAAGTGGTCATTCCTCAT tTGCATTTGCAAGTTTTGGTTTCATTGCGCTGTATATAGCTGGTAAATTACATACATTTAGTTTAATGGGTAAAGGACAATCATGGAAATTATGTGCATTTGTATTACCAATTTGTATTGCTCTCTTAATTGCATTGAGTAGAACTTGTGATTATCATCATCACTGGCAAG ATGTGGTTGCAGGCTCAATAATAGGATACATTTTGGCATATATGTGTTATAGACACTATTATCCACCATTAGATTCACAGGTATGCCATAAACCATATGCTGCCCTTACTCATCAAGTTCAGTTGGAAAATGCAAGAAATAAAAGTGAACAAATCAAATGGATTTAA
- the LOC126924171 gene encoding nucleolar complex protein 3 homolog isoform X1, with the protein MVKKLKISAVKRSNQKRTKLTRQGKLKTKRHKPMKKHNQKKVIPHAETVEEEESDQGEDLMDMVEEDDLNFLGEAISNKSYNLLKQIHLNETADDKVTNNKKEKKSNDTLENRYENSISKIVEIEGTKKVRMLLPIKTQNGIIEKRIIQENHAVDNENMPHEEHNIDKSNMEIKFNFHNEDKDKKPVSMIEFLAFREEVLRSKRLKIGLLSSSLLETPETKCDNFKILLELMEETNPEVYITVRKLATISLLEIFKDLLPSYQILQIQQEGVRLKKETLALQNYEATLLRYYKHYLQKLEKMTNILRRKKGDTRQIKEQEIELGKIALTCMCDLLTIHPYFNYSINIANFLIPLLDNKHELIRQEVLKCISQVFKEDKRAELSLKIVRKLNQYIKLKAHSVHSEVLSVLLSLRIKDVNLDKEKEEETKQRKLMSHKQRILALSKRERKKNKKLEEVEKELLETKAEENKQTKQKLLTEITSVVFTIYFRILKQAPNSKILSICLEGLAKFAQCINLDFYQDLVTAIDKLMEEGNLNLKDQLHCIQCVFTILSGQGSALNLDPYRFYAHLYKNLLNIHCGKTHIEMEVLIKILVQALIHRRKRITQRRFIAFIKRIAILALQLQHNSVLGILGIIKQSMQLGKMLDILLDTDSTTGDGFYQAELEEPEYCNAHCSALWELTALQRHYHSIVQKMAKNVAWNVPPIGEGSLSPEIAKLSPEEFYTEFDPTGVVFKPAVPVPKNTNAKRIITTHHLINSEFKEYINTIYNTELFADGYIDFYKACNS; encoded by the exons ATGGTG AAAAAACTAAAGATCAGTGCAGTTAAAAGAAGTAATCAAAAAAGAACCAAACTTACACGGCAAGGGAAACTTAAAACAAAGAGACATAAACCAATGAAGAAACATAATCAAAAAAAAGTAATTCCACATGCAGAAACtgtggaagaagaagaaagtgaTCAGGGTGAAGACCTCATGGACATGGTCGAAGAAGATGATTTAAACTTTTTAGGAGAAGCTATTTCTAACAAATCATATAATTTGCTGAAACAAATACATCTAAATGA AACAGCTGATGATAAAGTAACAAATaataagaaggaaaagaaaagtaaTGACACATTAGAGAATAGATATGAAAATAGTATATCAAAAATAGTTGAGATAGAGGGTACGAAAAAGGTTCGTATGTTACTTCCGATAAAAACTCAAAATGGAATTATAGAGAAAAGGATAATTCAAGAAAATCATGCAGTAGATAATGAAAACATGCCTCATGAAGAACATAATATAGATAAAAGTAACatggaaataaaatttaattttcac aatgaagataaagataaaaaacCTGTGTCTATGATAGAATTTTTAGCATTTCGTGAAGAAGTATTAAGATCTAAACGTTTAAAAATTGGATTATTATCTAGCAGTCTTCTGGAAACACCAGAAACTAAAtgtgataattttaaaatactATTAGAATTAATGGAAGAAACCAATCCAGAAGTATATATTACCGTGAGAAAATTGGCAACTATTTCTTTGTTAGAAATTTTCAAAGATTTGTTGCCATCTTATCAAATTCTTCAAATTCAACAAGAAGGTGTAAGAT taaagaaagaaacactTGCTTTACAAAATTATGAAGCTACATTATTAAGATATTATAAGCATTATCTACAAAAGTTAGAAAAAATGACTAATAtattaagaagaaaaaagggagATACACGACAAATAAAAGAACAAGAAATTGAGCTAGGAAAAATTGCATTAACATGCATGTGTGATCTTCTAACAATTCATCCATACTTTAACTATTCTATTAATATAGCAAATTTTCTTATACCATTATTAGATAATAAACATGAGCTTATAAGGCAGGAAGTCTTAAAATGCATTTCCCAAGTATTCAAGGAAGACAAACGCGCTGAATTATCTTTAAAA atAGTACGTAAATTAAACCAATACATAAAATTAAAAGCTCATTCCGTTCATTCTGAAGTTCTATCAGTACTTTTATCACTTCGTATAAAAGATGTAAATTtagataaagaaaaagaagaagagactAAACAAAGAAAGCTTATGTCTCATAAACAAAGAATTCTTGCCTTAAGTAAGcgtgaaaggaagaaaaataagaaacttGAAGAAGTAGAGAAAGAATTACTTGAAACTAAAGCAGAAGAGAATAAGCAAACTAAACAAAAATTACTCACTGAAATAACAAGTGTagtatttacaatttattttagaattttaaaacaaGCTCCAAATAGTAAGATTTTATCTATTTGCTTGGAAGGATTAGCAAA ATTTGCACAATGCATAAACTTAGATTTTTATCAAGATTTAGTAACTGCCATAGATAAACTAATGGAAGAAggtaatttaaatttgaaagatCAATTACATTGTATTCAGTGTGTATTTACAATATTATCAGGACAAGGTTCAGCATTGAATCTTGATCCTTACAG GTTTTATGcacatttatacaaaaatttattaaatattcattgtGGTAAAACTCATATAGAAATGGAAGTTCTTATAAAGATATTAGTTCAAGCTCTAATtcatcgaagaaaaagaattacaCAAAGGCGTTTTATAGCATTTATCAAAAGAATAGCTATTCTAGCCTTACAATTGCAACATAATTCAGTACTTGGCATTCTCGGTATTATAAAGCAAAGTATGCAACTTGGAAAAATGCTAGATATTTTGTTGGATACTGATAGTACGACTGGAGACGGTTTTTATCAAGCAGAGCTAGAGGAACCTGAGTATTGCAATGCACACTGTTCAGCATTATGGGAACTTACAGCTCTACAA CGACATTATCACAGTATTGTACAAAAGATGGCAAAAAACGTAGCTTGGAATGTGCCACCAATAGGTGAAGGCAGTTTATCTCCAGAAATTGCTAAGCT TTCTCCAGAAGAATTTTATACTGAATTTGATCCTACTGGTGTCGTATTTAAACCAGCAGTACCAGTTCCAAAAAATACAAATGCTAAGAGAATAATAACAACTCATCATCTTATAAATAGTGAATTCAAAGAATatattaatactatatataatacTGAATTATTTGCAGATGGATACATAGATTTTTATAAAGCTTGTAATAGTTAA
- the LOC126924171 gene encoding nucleolar complex protein 3 homolog isoform X2, producing the protein MTDDKVTNNKKEKKSNDTLENRYENSISKIVEIEGTKKVRMLLPIKTQNGIIEKRIIQENHAVDNENMPHEEHNIDKSNMEIKFNFHNEDKDKKPVSMIEFLAFREEVLRSKRLKIGLLSSSLLETPETKCDNFKILLELMEETNPEVYITVRKLATISLLEIFKDLLPSYQILQIQQEGVRLKKETLALQNYEATLLRYYKHYLQKLEKMTNILRRKKGDTRQIKEQEIELGKIALTCMCDLLTIHPYFNYSINIANFLIPLLDNKHELIRQEVLKCISQVFKEDKRAELSLKIVRKLNQYIKLKAHSVHSEVLSVLLSLRIKDVNLDKEKEEETKQRKLMSHKQRILALSKRERKKNKKLEEVEKELLETKAEENKQTKQKLLTEITSVVFTIYFRILKQAPNSKILSICLEGLAKFAQCINLDFYQDLVTAIDKLMEEGNLNLKDQLHCIQCVFTILSGQGSALNLDPYRFYAHLYKNLLNIHCGKTHIEMEVLIKILVQALIHRRKRITQRRFIAFIKRIAILALQLQHNSVLGILGIIKQSMQLGKMLDILLDTDSTTGDGFYQAELEEPEYCNAHCSALWELTALQRHYHSIVQKMAKNVAWNVPPIGEGSLSPEIAKLSPEEFYTEFDPTGVVFKPAVPVPKNTNAKRIITTHHLINSEFKEYINTIYNTELFADGYIDFYKACNS; encoded by the exons ATGA CTGATGATAAAGTAACAAATaataagaaggaaaagaaaagtaaTGACACATTAGAGAATAGATATGAAAATAGTATATCAAAAATAGTTGAGATAGAGGGTACGAAAAAGGTTCGTATGTTACTTCCGATAAAAACTCAAAATGGAATTATAGAGAAAAGGATAATTCAAGAAAATCATGCAGTAGATAATGAAAACATGCCTCATGAAGAACATAATATAGATAAAAGTAACatggaaataaaatttaattttcac aatgaagataaagataaaaaacCTGTGTCTATGATAGAATTTTTAGCATTTCGTGAAGAAGTATTAAGATCTAAACGTTTAAAAATTGGATTATTATCTAGCAGTCTTCTGGAAACACCAGAAACTAAAtgtgataattttaaaatactATTAGAATTAATGGAAGAAACCAATCCAGAAGTATATATTACCGTGAGAAAATTGGCAACTATTTCTTTGTTAGAAATTTTCAAAGATTTGTTGCCATCTTATCAAATTCTTCAAATTCAACAAGAAGGTGTAAGAT taaagaaagaaacactTGCTTTACAAAATTATGAAGCTACATTATTAAGATATTATAAGCATTATCTACAAAAGTTAGAAAAAATGACTAATAtattaagaagaaaaaagggagATACACGACAAATAAAAGAACAAGAAATTGAGCTAGGAAAAATTGCATTAACATGCATGTGTGATCTTCTAACAATTCATCCATACTTTAACTATTCTATTAATATAGCAAATTTTCTTATACCATTATTAGATAATAAACATGAGCTTATAAGGCAGGAAGTCTTAAAATGCATTTCCCAAGTATTCAAGGAAGACAAACGCGCTGAATTATCTTTAAAA atAGTACGTAAATTAAACCAATACATAAAATTAAAAGCTCATTCCGTTCATTCTGAAGTTCTATCAGTACTTTTATCACTTCGTATAAAAGATGTAAATTtagataaagaaaaagaagaagagactAAACAAAGAAAGCTTATGTCTCATAAACAAAGAATTCTTGCCTTAAGTAAGcgtgaaaggaagaaaaataagaaacttGAAGAAGTAGAGAAAGAATTACTTGAAACTAAAGCAGAAGAGAATAAGCAAACTAAACAAAAATTACTCACTGAAATAACAAGTGTagtatttacaatttattttagaattttaaaacaaGCTCCAAATAGTAAGATTTTATCTATTTGCTTGGAAGGATTAGCAAA ATTTGCACAATGCATAAACTTAGATTTTTATCAAGATTTAGTAACTGCCATAGATAAACTAATGGAAGAAggtaatttaaatttgaaagatCAATTACATTGTATTCAGTGTGTATTTACAATATTATCAGGACAAGGTTCAGCATTGAATCTTGATCCTTACAG GTTTTATGcacatttatacaaaaatttattaaatattcattgtGGTAAAACTCATATAGAAATGGAAGTTCTTATAAAGATATTAGTTCAAGCTCTAATtcatcgaagaaaaagaattacaCAAAGGCGTTTTATAGCATTTATCAAAAGAATAGCTATTCTAGCCTTACAATTGCAACATAATTCAGTACTTGGCATTCTCGGTATTATAAAGCAAAGTATGCAACTTGGAAAAATGCTAGATATTTTGTTGGATACTGATAGTACGACTGGAGACGGTTTTTATCAAGCAGAGCTAGAGGAACCTGAGTATTGCAATGCACACTGTTCAGCATTATGGGAACTTACAGCTCTACAA CGACATTATCACAGTATTGTACAAAAGATGGCAAAAAACGTAGCTTGGAATGTGCCACCAATAGGTGAAGGCAGTTTATCTCCAGAAATTGCTAAGCT TTCTCCAGAAGAATTTTATACTGAATTTGATCCTACTGGTGTCGTATTTAAACCAGCAGTACCAGTTCCAAAAAATACAAATGCTAAGAGAATAATAACAACTCATCATCTTATAAATAGTGAATTCAAAGAATatattaatactatatataatacTGAATTATTTGCAGATGGATACATAGATTTTTATAAAGCTTGTAATAGTTAA
- the LOC126924186 gene encoding phospholipid phosphatase 5 isoform X2, whose product MYCDLIQDNGRTHVEQGHCKCIDSELENAEPFTRKIHEDELWLYKNPRTESYVPTTILWPLVFIMPAIVILFVFLVYKDKTDIYQAVLSVTLALGFNGVITDIIKLVVGRPRPDFFWRCFPDGQTNPDFKCNGNPVLIKDGKKSFPSGHSSFAFASFGFIALYIAGKLHTFSLMGKGQSWKLCAFVLPICIALLIALSRTCDYHHHWQDVVAGSIIGYILAYMCYRHYYPPLDSQVCHKPYAALTHQVQLENARNKSEQIKWI is encoded by the exons ATGTACTGCGATTTAATACAAGATAATGGAAGAACACATGTGGAGCAAGGGCATTGTAAATGTATAGATAG TGAATTAGAAAATGCAGAACCATTTACTAGGAAAATTCATGAAGATGAATTATGGTTGTATAAAAATCCAAGGACTGAATCATACGTTCCAACTACCATATTATGG ccTCTGGTTTTTATAATGCCTGCTATAGTAATCTTATTTGTCTTTTTGGTTTACAAAGACAAAACTGACATTTATCAAGCAGTATTATCTGTAACTTTAGCATTAGGATTTAATGGTGTCATTACAGATATTATAAAACTTGTTGTTG GTCGCCCCAGACCAGATTTCTTTTGGAGATGTTTTCCTGATGGACAAACAAATCCAGATTTTAAATGTAATGGAAATCCAGTTCTTATAAAAGATGGAAAGAAATCATTTCCAAGTGGTCATTCCTCAT tTGCATTTGCAAGTTTTGGTTTCATTGCGCTGTATATAGCTGGTAAATTACATACATTTAGTTTAATGGGTAAAGGACAATCATGGAAATTATGTGCATTTGTATTACCAATTTGTATTGCTCTCTTAATTGCATTGAGTAGAACTTGTGATTATCATCATCACTGGCAAG ATGTGGTTGCAGGCTCAATAATAGGATACATTTTGGCATATATGTGTTATAGACACTATTATCCACCATTAGATTCACAGGTATGCCATAAACCATATGCTGCCCTTACTCATCAAGTTCAGTTGGAAAATGCAAGAAATAAAAGTGAACAAATCAAATGGATTTAA